Proteins from a genomic interval of Scophthalmus maximus strain ysfricsl-2021 chromosome 22, ASM2237912v1, whole genome shotgun sequence:
- the LOC118292154 gene encoding apolipoprotein A-I: MTAGTRISPTGQREQDFTLDCGYKNSERQSAPHKSPDRRRDELPLQGSRSIMKVLVVLALAVFSVCDANVLWQQPPKSNLEVVKDAFWDYVAKATLTAEDSLKQIRQSELGQEVNTRISQSADTVNQYVVALRTQAAPLTQDFMAQFTREADQLKARLEKDLAAVGTKMQPYADELVAHLQTKVEEMKKDAAPYATAMDPEALKALLGQKSQELKDQLAKSVSELQAQMVPFTEEMKQKMEQSLEEFQSSVIPAAQSFEAQLTQKTQEIQQSLTPYGEELKTKLDASAQDLQAQLAALWESFTEKTQ; this comes from the exons ATGACAGCAGGGACAAGAATCAGTCCAACGGGGCAACGGGAGCAGGACTTTACCCTTGATTGTGGCTATAAAAACTCCGAGCGGCAGTCTGCACCACACAAGTCACCAGACCGACGAAGAGACGAGCTGCCTCTGCAAG GGTCAAGGTCAATCATGAAGGTACTCGTGGTTCTCGCACTTGCTGTTTTCTCTG TTTGCGATGCCAACGTCCTGTGGCAGCAGCCGCCCAAGAGCAACCTGGAGGTGGTGAAAGATGCTTTCTGGGATTACGTTGCCAAAGCGACACTCACTGCTGAGGACTCCCTGAAGCAGATCAGACAGTCTGAGCTGGGACAGGAAGTCAA caCCAGGATCTCTCAGAGCGCCGACACCGTGAATCAGTACGTCGTCGCTCTGCGCACTCAGGCGGCTCCTCTGACCCAAGACTTCATGGCTCAGTTTACCCGGGAGGCGGATCAGCTGAAGGCTCGTCTGGAGAAAGACCTGGCCGCCGTGGGCACAAAGATGCAGCCCTACGCAGATGAGCTGGTGGCGCACCTGCAGACgaaggtggaggagatgaagaaggacGCGGCCCCCTACGCCACGGCCATGGACCCAGAGGCCCTGAAGGCCCTCCTGGGGCAGAAGAGCCAGGAGCTGAAGGACCAGCTGGCTAAGAGCGTGAGCGAGCTGCAGGCGCAGATGGTTCCCTTCACCGAGGAGATGAAGCAAAAGATGGAGCAGAGCCTGGAGGAGTTTCAGAGCAGCGTGATCCCCGCGGCCCAGAGCTTCGAGGCCCAGCTCACCCAGAAAACCCAGGAGATCCAGCAGAGCCTCACTCCGTACGGAGAGGAGCTGAAGACCAAGCTGGACGCCAGCGCTCAGGACCTGCAGGCTCAGCTCGCTGCCCTGTGGGAGTCGTTCACCGAGAAGACCCAGTAA
- the apoa4a gene encoding apolipoprotein A-IV a, with translation MTHSHSFQHLTDCTAGSAMKVLVVLVLAVFSGCNAQFVRQRQPKHQVDMVKDAFWDYVSKATLTAEDSLKQIQQSELGKEVNSLISESTSAVNVFTDALRTQVTPLTQDLMSKFTQEAELLKARLEKDLTAVSAGLQPYAEELVADLQRQAEGLKNDATPYAEAMDPEALRAVVLQKSQELKEQLDKSVDGLQARMVPFTEEMRQKMEQSLEKFQSSVIPMAQSFQSQLTQKTQEIQRNLAPYGEELQTKLDADTQNLKKQLAALWKIFTKLTQ, from the exons atgacacacagtcacagcttCCAACATCTCACCGACTGCACAGCAGGCTCAG CCATGAAGGTCCTCGTCGTGCTCGTCCTCGCCGTTTTCAGCG GTTGCAATGCCCAGTTCGTGAGGCAGCGGCAGCCCAAACACCAGGTCGACATGGTGAAGGATGCTTTCTGGGACTATGTCTCCAAGGCAACCTTGACCGCCGAGGACTCCCTGAAGCAGATCCAACAGTCTGAGctgggaaaggaagtgaa cagcctcaTCTCCGAGAGCACCAGCGCCGTCAACGTGTTCACCGACGCCCTGCGCACTCAGGTGACCCCTCTGACCCAGGACCTCATGTCCAAATTTACCCAGGAGGCTGAGCTGCTGAAGGCTCGTCTGGAGAAGGACCTGACCGCTGTGAGCGCCGGCCTGCAGCCCTACGCCGAGGAGCTGGTGGCAGACCTCCAGAGGCAGGCAGAGGGGCTGAAGAACGACGCCACCCCCTACGCCGAGGCCATGGACCCAGAGGCCCTGAGGGCCGTCGTGCTGCAGAAGAgccaggagctgaaggagcagctggacaAGAGCGTGGACGGGCTGCAGGCCCGGATGGTTCCCTTCACCGAGGAGATGAGGCAGAAGATGGAGCAGAGTCTGGAGAAGTTCCAGAGCAGCGTGATCCCCATGGCCCAGAGCTTCCAGAGCCAGCTGACCCAGAAGACCCAGGAGATCCAGCGGAACCTGGCCCCATacggagaggagctgcagacCAAGCTGGACGCCGACACTCAGAACCTGAAGAAGCAGCTGGCCGCTCTCTGGAAGATCTTCACCAAGCTGACCCagtga